In the genome of Littorina saxatilis isolate snail1 unplaced genomic scaffold, US_GU_Lsax_2.0 scaffold_963, whole genome shotgun sequence, one region contains:
- the LOC138956805 gene encoding uncharacterized protein translates to MFVVETWLKARGDEAACADLTPIGYALKSFPRPAGRGGGIAVIFRDNLTPHLTFTSSFKFEHSSFELVQVSLTSARSVVHFMCVYRPWPTSKNKLTEVMFFDQMPELLDQCNLLHGHVCLLGDFNFHVDCPQDRSARKLLDLLSTYSLRQTVEEPTHKHGHTLDLVIERPSDGIHRVSEVTRALESDHFCVLIQFDMDLPSPVPVYRVVRNLRAIDRVGFQGDLSMELARFEDCSADQYNTALKAVLDKHAPASRRKVSSRKVTPWFGLLGDELLQAKKERRRAEREWKVSGLTVYEQLYRKAKNFVTFIVHKAKSMFYTTQIAQAKSSKELYHITNDLCARSSASLLPTVYPSASLPDVFSNYFVTKVEKLRDDLDSQPSVPHPLGTPFSGDPLASFTPVTESEVRKILTSSAPKTCDLDPIPTPLLFECLDVVLPTITKIVNDSLASGSFPDIHKTALVTPLLKKSTLDHNELKNFRPMIRNFRSLLISRVSTL, encoded by the exons ATGTTTGTGGTGGAGACGTGGTTGAAGGCCCGTGGTGACGAGGCTGCATGTGCGGATCTCACTCCTATTGGCTATGCACTTAAATCCTTTCCTCGCCCGGCTGGGCGTGGTGGGGGCATAGCTGTGATTTTCAGGGACAACCTcacacctcacctcaccttcACATCTTCCTTCAAGTTCGAACACTCGTCGTTTGAGCTCGTGCAGGTGTCGCTTACATCTGCGCGCAGTGTGGTTCACTTCATGTGTGTTTATAGACCGTGGCCGACCTCTAAGAACAAGTTAACTGAGGTCATGTTCTTCGATCAGATGCCCGAGCTGCTGGACCAGTGTAACTTACTGCATGgtcatgtgtgtctgttagGCGACTTCAACTTTCATGTAGACTGCCCGCAGGACCGTAGTGCTAGAAAGCTCCTTGATCTCCTGAGTACGTACAGTTTGCGTCAGACGGTGGAAGAACCCACCCACAAGCACGGTCACACCCTGGACTTGGTGATCGAGAGACCTTCAGATGGAATTCATCGTGTGTCTGAGGTGACGCGTGCTTTAGAGTCGGACCATTTCTGTGTGTTGATACAGTTTGATATGGACTTACCTTCTCCTGTCCCTGTGTACCGCGTTGTGCGCAACCTCCGTGCCATTGATAGAGTAGGTTTCCAGGGTGATCTCAGCATGGAGTTAGCTCGCTTTGAGGACTGTTCTGCCGATCAGTACAACACTGCCCTTAAGGCTGTTCTTGATAAGCACGCCCCCGCCTCCAGGCGCAAGGTGTCCTCAAGAAAGGTGACTCCGTGGTTTGGTCTCCTTGGCGATGAACTACTCCAGGCTAAGAAAGAACGGCGTCGTGCCGAGAGAGAGTGGAAGGTATCTGGTCTGACAGTGTATGAACAATTGTACAGAAAAGCCAAGAATTTTGTGACCTTCATTGTTCACAAAGCAAAGTCCATGTTCTACACCACTCAGATAGCCCAGGCGAAATCAAGTAAAGAGCTGTATCACATTACCAACGATCTTTGTGCTAGATCTAGCGCTAGTCTGCTTCCCACTGTGTACCCTTCAGCGTCCCTCCCTGATGTGTTCTCCAACTACTTTGTGACTAAGGTAGAAAAGTTAAGAGATGACCTCGACTCCCAGCCCTCTGTTCCTCATCCCCTTGGAACACCGTTCAGTGGCGATCCTCTAGCATCGTTCACCCCTGTCACTGAATCAGAAGTCCGGAAGATCTTGACTAGCTCTGCCCCTAAAACGTGTGATCTTGACCCGATCCCAACCCCCTTGCTCTTTGAGTGTCTAGATGTGGTGCTCCCCACCATTACAAAGATTGTGAATGACTCCCTCGCTTCTGGATCTTTCCCGGATATCCACAAAACCGCTCTTGTTACCCCACTGTTGAAGAAATCTACACTGGACCACAATGAGTTGAAAAACTTTCGGCCT ATGATACGCAACTTCAGAAGTCTGCTGATCTCAAGAGTTTCGACACTCTGA